A stretch of the Nyctibius grandis isolate bNycGra1 chromosome 13, bNycGra1.pri, whole genome shotgun sequence genome encodes the following:
- the LOC137669674 gene encoding A-kinase anchor protein 17B-like isoform X2 — protein MPEWEERKSLLAQRRVESVRLLTVLLNRVKDFAQLASQKVDPSLGLRKDNALSETALKDIHQELINSHYHTHKELKHKEEFECLLTQKGGSLSSEEGDVSNFRASTCHIVRTILNDPSTAPSSDGLPGRDACNSFGCGSLLITVTQDCRVVESRDGRDYPTLSVVHAQTVSDEDSCKKQKIYETDEFIHYLLNYYQTPGYARVCLEPKNTESKSSWKRVVSDDYNGFDISLSSKHGQHFREVSPVQNLNKRNCSSDDNSRLVITVGELESTDTVLENTAYGGRLAKKLQVQRNDSLTVDNLPHAGLNHSLDCTAVTHDKEFKQEDGSDEETDSCTHLESLRKIQRKCKKMFHKKVKFKTLHATMAAPDVTPHDGSALQETLQRTGDERKLMLRREMDADVRGCPLFPLEIIQTNPCSDTFCGAEPRRGC, from the exons ATGCCTgaatgggaagaaaggaaatccCTGCTAGCTCAGAGAAGAGTGGAGTCTGTCAGACTGCTTACAGTGCTGTTAAACCGTGTGAAA gaTTTTGCACAGTTGGCAAGTCAAAAAGTGGATCCTTCATTGGGCCTAAGGAAGGACAATGCCCTTTCTGAAACAGCATTGAAAGACATACATCAGGAACTGATTAACTCCCATTATCATACGCACAAAGAGTTAAAACATAAGGAAGAGTTTGAATGCCTGTTAACCCAGAAAGGTGGCAGCTTATCTAGTGAGGAAGGAGATGTGAGTAACTTCCGTGCATCTACTTGTCATATAGTCAGGACGATTTTAAATGATCCCTCTACAGCCCCGAGCTCTGACGGACTGCCTGGCAGAGATGCGTGCAACTCCTTCGGCTGTGGGTCTTTACTGATTACAGTTACGCAAGACTGCAGGGTCGTCGAATCTCGTGATGGAAGGGACTACCCAACATTGAGTGTTGTTCACGCGCAGACAGTGTCTGATGAAGACAgttgcaaaaagcaaaagatttaTGAGACTGATGAATTCATCCACTATTTACTAAACTACTATCAGACACCAGGCTATGCACGCGTTTGCTTAGAGCCAAAAAACACTGAGAGCAAGTCCTCGTGGAAGAGAGTGGTGTCTGATGATTATAATGGTTTTGACATCAGTTTGAGTAGCAAACATGGTCAGCACTTCAGAGAAGTGAGTCCTGTACAAAACCTCAACAAGAGAAATTGTAGTAGCGATGATAATTCTAGACTGGTGATCACTGTTGGGGAGCTTGAATCAACAGACACAGTGTTAGAAAACACAGCCTATGGCGGTAGGCTTGCAAAAAAGTTGCAAGTGCAGAGGAACGACTCGCTCACTGTTGATAACTTACCACATGCTGGACTGAATCATTCTTTGGATTGCACTGCTGTTACTCATGATAAGGAATTCAAACAAGAAGATGGCAGCGATGAAG AGACAGACAGTTGCACACACCTGGAGTCGCTCAGaaagatacaaagaaaatgtaagaaaatgttccacaaaaaagtgaaattcaaGACACTTCACGCCACCATGGCAGCTCCAGATGTTACCCCTCATGATGGCTCAGCACTTCAGGAGACCCTCCAGAGGACAG GAGATGAGAGGAAATTAATGTTGAGAAGAGAGATGGATGCAGATGTCAGAGGATGCCCTCTATTTCCTCTTGAGATAATTCAGACAAACCCCTGCTCAGATACTTTCTGTGGAGCAGAGCCCAGAAGAGGATGCTGA
- the LOC137669674 gene encoding A-kinase anchor protein 17B-like isoform X1 codes for MPEWEERKSLLAQRRVESVRLLTVLLNRVKDFAQLASQKVDPSLGLRKDNALSETALKDIHQELINSHYHTHKELKHKEEFECLLTQKGGSLSSEEGDVSNFRASTCHIVRTILNDPSTAPSSDGLPGRDACNSFGCGSLLITVTQDCRVVESRDGRDYPTLSVVHAQTVSDEDSCKKQKIYETDEFIHYLLNYYQTPGYARVCLEPKNTESKSSWKRVVSDDYNGFDISLSSKHGQHFREVSPVQNLNKRNCSSDDNSRLVITVGELESTDTVLENTAYGGRLAKKLQVQRNDSLTVDNLPHAGLNHSLDCTAVTHDKEFKQEDGSDEGTVPYKAYRSACRFKDLLEEISDSEYFREAHSSSMKRTERRCEELYSNCNKGCLPARAGERKLLVYFKNATLEGQEEESSKCSFCSNSVHEGLARQCEHQLKKSCKRSSSKLRHKGQKGERQCREEEMNAPKIKKKRKKLYSNLLSDECGFSETDSCTHLESLRKIQRKCKKMFHKKVKFKTLHATMAAPDVTPHDGSALQETLQRTGDERKLMLRREMDADVRGCPLFPLEIIQTNPCSDTFCGAEPRRGC; via the exons ATGCCTgaatgggaagaaaggaaatccCTGCTAGCTCAGAGAAGAGTGGAGTCTGTCAGACTGCTTACAGTGCTGTTAAACCGTGTGAAA gaTTTTGCACAGTTGGCAAGTCAAAAAGTGGATCCTTCATTGGGCCTAAGGAAGGACAATGCCCTTTCTGAAACAGCATTGAAAGACATACATCAGGAACTGATTAACTCCCATTATCATACGCACAAAGAGTTAAAACATAAGGAAGAGTTTGAATGCCTGTTAACCCAGAAAGGTGGCAGCTTATCTAGTGAGGAAGGAGATGTGAGTAACTTCCGTGCATCTACTTGTCATATAGTCAGGACGATTTTAAATGATCCCTCTACAGCCCCGAGCTCTGACGGACTGCCTGGCAGAGATGCGTGCAACTCCTTCGGCTGTGGGTCTTTACTGATTACAGTTACGCAAGACTGCAGGGTCGTCGAATCTCGTGATGGAAGGGACTACCCAACATTGAGTGTTGTTCACGCGCAGACAGTGTCTGATGAAGACAgttgcaaaaagcaaaagatttaTGAGACTGATGAATTCATCCACTATTTACTAAACTACTATCAGACACCAGGCTATGCACGCGTTTGCTTAGAGCCAAAAAACACTGAGAGCAAGTCCTCGTGGAAGAGAGTGGTGTCTGATGATTATAATGGTTTTGACATCAGTTTGAGTAGCAAACATGGTCAGCACTTCAGAGAAGTGAGTCCTGTACAAAACCTCAACAAGAGAAATTGTAGTAGCGATGATAATTCTAGACTGGTGATCACTGTTGGGGAGCTTGAATCAACAGACACAGTGTTAGAAAACACAGCCTATGGCGGTAGGCTTGCAAAAAAGTTGCAAGTGCAGAGGAACGACTCGCTCACTGTTGATAACTTACCACATGCTGGACTGAATCATTCTTTGGATTGCACTGCTGTTACTCATGATAAGGAATTCAAACAAGAAGATGGCAGCGATGAAGGTACCGTACCATACAAAGCATACAGATCTGCTTGCAGATTTAAGGATTTGTTGGAAGAGATCAGTGATTCAGAGTACTTTAGAGAGGCACATAGCAGCTCaatgaagagaacagaaagacGGTGTGAAGAACTTTACAGCAATTGTAATAAAGGATGCTTGCCTGCAagagctggggaaagaaaattactggtttactttaaaaatgcaactctGGAAGGTcaagaggaggaaagcagcaaatGTAGCTTCTGTTCTAATTCTGTCCATGAGGGCTTGGCAAGGCAGTGTGAACATCAGCTTAAAAAGTCGTGCAAGAGGTCTAGTAGTAAATTAAGACATAAAGGACAGAAGGGTGAGAGACAATGCAGGGAAGAGGAGATGAATGCTCCCAAAATCAAGAAAAAGCGAAAAAAGCTTTATTCTAATCTTTTATCTGATGAATGTGGCTTTTCAGAGACAGACAGTTGCACACACCTGGAGTCGCTCAGaaagatacaaagaaaatgtaagaaaatgttccacaaaaaagtgaaattcaaGACACTTCACGCCACCATGGCAGCTCCAGATGTTACCCCTCATGATGGCTCAGCACTTCAGGAGACCCTCCAGAGGACAG GAGATGAGAGGAAATTAATGTTGAGAAGAGAGATGGATGCAGATGTCAGAGGATGCCCTCTATTTCCTCTTGAGATAATTCAGACAAACCCCTGCTCAGATACTTTCTGTGGAGCAGAGCCCAGAAGAGGATGCTGA